In Chelmon rostratus isolate fCheRos1 chromosome 20, fCheRos1.pri, whole genome shotgun sequence, a single window of DNA contains:
- the LOC121623650 gene encoding uncharacterized protein LOC121623650 has product MSCSCCCCMTPSGGPLEGMRKEERLLRKGEEEEEEEAGGGEEEERRRNMDISLLREQYRCTRDRQRRHTQVLLFRTVSEELSEAVSIIPVTQGLTSPWKPSGTSSPSITFDPDPAAYDPWHVHLDLHRRRCPGVTAQLTTSSPETTNTNSSSRCSSSSSEAVGSRRVEEEDRFNADGSRGDPDTESSERSGGDPEKMDPVPVSVSGSLDGGSKDEPDGPCSVSLDLSARSSSDESSTPVASIPCSPSSSTTSLQEDLKEGHSAGRKTRNSEQNSSTSAWRGSRKSSAPALRFTRQLSVGGVGSSGGVHQNQNYHPFPSRKTPRISEAARRLGMYSSF; this is encoded by the exons AtgtcctgctcctgctgctgctgcatgactCCCAGCGGGGGGCCGCTGGAGG ggatgaggaaggaggagcGGCTGCTGAGAaagggcgaggaggaggaggaggaggaagcaggaggaggagaggaagaggagagaaggaggaacatGGACATCTCTCTGCTCAGAGAACAGTACAGGTGCaccagggacagacagaggagacacacTCAGGTGCTTCTGTTCAGGACAG tctcAGAGGAACTGTCAGAGGCCGTCAGCATCATCCCCGTCACTCAGGGTCTGACATCGCCATGGAAACCAAGCGGCACCTCATCACCGTCTATAACATTTGACCCCGACCCCGCGGCTTACGACCCCTGGCACGTCCACCTGGACCTCCACCGCCGCCGCTGTCCCGGTGTGACGGCGCAGCTCACGACTTCCTCccctgaaacaacaaacaccaacaGTTCCTCCAG gtgtTCTTCGTCTTCCTCTGAGGCCGTAGGCTCCCGCAGGGTTGAAGAAGAAGACCGCTTCAACGCAGACGGGTCCAGAGGAGACCCAGATACTGAATCCTCTGAGAGATCTGGAGGAGATCCAGAGAAGATGGATCCAGTCCCGGTTTCTGTCTCTGGTTCACTCGATGGTGGATCCAAAGACGAACCTGACGGTCCCTGCAGTGTTTCTCTGGACCTTTCAGCTCGCAGCAGCTCTGATGAAAGCTCCACCCCTGTCGCCTCCATCCCCTGCTCCCccagcagctccaccaccaGCCTACAGGAAGACCTGAAGGAGGGCCATTCTGCAGGTCGAAAAACCAGGAACTCtgaacagaacagcagcaccTCGGCATGGAGGGGCTCCAGGAAGTCCTCGGCCCCGGCCCTCAGGTTCACCCGGCAGCTGAGCGTAGGAGGGGTGGGCTCCTCCGGGGGGGTCCACCAGAACCAGAACTACCACCCGTTCCCCAGCAGGAAGACCCCAAGGATCTCTGAGGCCGCCCGGCGGCTGGGGATGTACTCGTCCTTCTGA
- the crygn2 gene encoding gamma-crystallin N-B, whose product MNRVNSIRVESGAWICYDHPDFKGQQYILEHGEYPEFQRWNSHNDHMGSCKPIRMHGEHYRIELFEACNFSGQCVEICDDCPFLQSRGFSKNCINSVKVYGDGAWVMYEEPNFRGRMYIVERGDYCSHNEWQAQNPNIQSIRRVVNYF is encoded by the exons ATGAACAG ggtgAACTCTATCCGTGTGGAGAGCGGAGCCTGGATCTGCTACGACCACCCCGACTTCAAGGGCCAGCAGTACATCCTGGAGCACGGAGAGTACCCAGAATTCCAGAGGTGGAACTCCCACAACGACCACATGGGATCCTGCAAGCCCATCCGCATG CATGGAGAGCACTACCGCATCGAGCTGTTCGAGGCCTGTAACTTCTCCGGTCAGTGCGTGGAGATCTGCGACGACTGTCCCTTCCTGCAGAGCCGCGGCTTCTCCAAGAACTGCATCAACTCCGTCAAGGTCTACGGAGACGGAGC CTGGGTGATGTACGAGGAGCCAAACTTCCGCGGCCGCATGTACATCGTGGAGCGTGGAGACTACTGCAGCCACAACGAGTGGCAGGCCCAGAACCCCAACATCCAGTCCATCCGCAGGGTCGTCAACTACTTCTAA